From a region of the Primulina eburnea isolate SZY01 chromosome 7, ASM2296580v1, whole genome shotgun sequence genome:
- the LOC140837271 gene encoding transcriptional corepressor SEUSS-like, producing the protein MVPQGPPSPLGGAQQVQHSLLRSSSGFLGGQGGVMPSQNAFASLVSPRNHFNSMNMLGNVPNVSALLHQSFGNGIPTSGLSGPVSSQREIMESGAESDQLSSVGDGMGFNPPSSSFASSSITTNPNSSGQVHGQQQFHNSSSSQMLTDQQQPQQLKSQNFQQNQLQLQQFFVPSNPQQQTQTQQQQFQAMRAPGIGSVKLEPQMTIDQAPQQPQPLQNFGSVKLEPQLQNIRSLAPVKMEPQQLDQSLFLQQQQRLLSRQSSQAEAAAQMLQQQRIMHQLQQQQLLKAMPQQRSPLQAQFQPQNLPLRSPIKPFYEPGTCARRLTHYMYQQQHRPVDNNIEFWRKFVTEYFAPNAKKKWCVSMYGSGRQTTGVFPQDVWHCEICNRKPVRGFEATAEVLPRLFKIKYESGTLEELLYVDMPREYRNSSGQIVLDYAKAIQESVFEQLRVVRDGQLRIVFSSDLKICSWEFCARRHEELIPRRLLIPQVSQLGAAAQKYQAAAQNTSSNCSVSELQNNCNMFVASARQIAKALEVPLVNDLGYTKRYVRCLQISEVVNSMKDLIDYSRETGTGPMESLAKFPRRTNPSPGFQGQPQQEEGQLQQQQQTAAAASNGVPSVTNPLNSGPVTSSANTVVGLLHQNSMNSRQQSPIPSANSLYGGNSIQMPSPGSTSNISLPQLTPSFQSSTASSSNNPQQTSQASLSGTHVNSINSSNIPMQQPAVSSNADANESQSSVQKIINDMRMSSQIGGDSIMGMGAMGGDVKNVNGMLNTNNSGLNGSNFLVGNGLANRHPNVGVLGFGNISNGLGQSAMANGIRAAVGMTRQQSRSQHHQQDLGNQLLGGLGTANGFNNLQFD; encoded by the exons atggtgcCACAAGGGCCTCCGTCTCCACTTGGTGGGGCCCAGCAAGTTCAGCATTCATTATTGAGATCGAGTTCTGGATTTTTGGGTGGTCAAGGGGGTGTAATGCCTTCACAGAATGCATTTGCATCTTTGGTGTCACCCCGCAATCACTTCAATAGCATGAACATGCTAGGGAATGTTCCCAATGTTTCAGCTTTGCTCCACCAGTCATTTGGAAACGGGATTCCAACTTCTGGGCTTTCGGGTCCCGTGAGCTCCCAGCGGGAGATTATGGAGAGTGGGGCGGAATCAGATCAGCTTTCTAGTGTTGGAGATGGGATGGGTTTTAATCCGCCGTCCTCATCTTTTGCATCTTCCTCCATCACAACCAACCCAAACTCATCCGGTCAAGTTCATGGCCAACAGCAATTTCACAACTCTTCTAGCAGTCAGATGTTGACAGACCAGCAACAACCTCAACAGCTTAAATCTCAGAATTTTCAACAGAATCAACTGCAGTTGCAGCAGTTTTTTGTCCCCAGCAACCCCCAACAGCAGACACAAACGCAGCAACAGCAATTTCAAGCAATGCGAGCTCCAGGTATTGGGTCTGTTAAGCTAGAGCCGCAGATGACTATTGACCAAGCACCGCAGCAGCCTCAACCTTTACAGAATTTTGGTTCGGTAAAATTGGAGCCACAACTGCAAAATATAAGAAGCTTGGCTCCCGTCAAAATGGAACCCCAGCAGTTAGACCAATCTTTGTTtttacagcagcagcagcgcCTCCTGTCAAGGCAGTCCTCTCAGGCTGAGGCAGCGGCTCAGATGTTGCAACAACAGAGGATTATGCATCAACTTCAACAACAGCAACTCTTGAAGGCTATGCCTCAACAAAGATCCCCACTTCAAGCGCAGTTTCAACCTCAGAATTTACCTCTTAGGTCTCCTATTAAACCCTTTTATGAGCCAGGAACATGTGCCCGAAGGCTGACACACTATATGTATCAGCAACAACACAGACCTGTA GATAACAATATAGAATTTTGGAGGAAATTTGTTACTGAATATTTTGCACCAAATGCCAAGAAAAAATGGTGTGTTTCGATGTATGGAAGTGGTCGCCAGACAACTGGAGTTTTCCCTCAG GATGTTTGGCACTGTGAAATTTGCAACCGCAAGCCTGTGCGTGGATTTG AGGCAACGGCTGAAGTTTTGCCTAGGctgttcaaaataaaatatgaaagtGGTACCTTAGAAGAACTACTCTATGTTGATATGCCTCGAGAATATCGGAATTCTTCTGGGCAAATTGTTCTGGACTATGCAAAAGCAATACAAGAGAGTGTCTTTGAGCAACTCCGTGTTGTTCGTGATGGCCAGCTTCGAATAGTGTTCTCCTCTGACCTCAAG ATATGCTCCTGGGAATTCTGTGCTCGGCGCCATGAAGAGCTAATTCCTAGAAGATTGCTGATTCCTCAG GTTAGCCAACTCGGTGCTGCTGCCCAAAAATACCAGGCTGCTGCCCAGAATACATCATCCAATTGCTCTGTTTCTGAGCTACAAAATAACTGCAACAT GTTTGTTGCTTCAGCTCGTCAGATTGCAAAGGCCTTGGAAGTTCCACTGGTAAATGATTTGGGATATACAAAAAGATACGTGCGATGCTTACAG ATATCAGAAGTGGTGAATAGTATGAAAGATCTGATTGACTATAGTCGTGAAACTGGGACTGGTCCAATGG AGAGTTTGGCTAAGTTTCCTCGGAGGACAAATCCTTCGCCTGGGTTTCAAGGTCAGCCTCAACAAGAAGAGGGTCAGCTACAGCAGCAGCAACAGACAGCAGCCGCTGCAAGCAATGGTGTACCAAGTGTTACTAACCCCCTGAATTCTGGGCCAGTAACGTCCTCTGCTAATACCGTTGTTGGGCTTCTTCATCAAAACTCAATGAACTCTAGACAACAAAGCCCCATACCTAGTGCAAACAGCCTCTATGGAGGTAATAGTATCCAGATGCCATCTCCGGGTTCTACAAGCAACATCTCACTGCCGCAACTCACTCCTTCCTTCCAATCCTCCACAGCATCCTCATCAAACAATCCTCAGCAAACTTCGCAAGCTAGTCTATCAGGCACTCATGTGAACTCAATCAATTCATCAAATATTCCAATGCAGCAACCGGCTGTTTCTAGTAATGCAGATGCTAATGAATCGCAAAGCTCAGTCCAGAAAATTATAAACGACATGAGGATGTCCTCTCAGATTGGTGGGGATAGTATAATGGGCATGGGGGCAATGGGTGGTGATGTTAAAAATGTTAATGGAATGTTAAATACCAACAACTCTGGTCTGAATGGCAGCAACTTTTTGGTGGGAAATGGACTGGCCAACCGTCACCCAAATGTAGGTGTTTTAGGATTTGGAAACATCAGCAACGGACTTGGCCAATCTGCCATGGCCAATGGGATTCGAGCAGCGGTGGGGATGACTCGTCAACAGAGCAGGAGTCAGCATCATCAACAAGATTTGGGTAACCAACTGCTTGGTGGTCTTGGGACCGCTAATGGTTTTAATAACCTTCAATTTGATTAG